Proteins from a single region of Streptomyces sp. TN58:
- a CDS encoding cytochrome P450, translating into MSDDRIQVRRALRALFSPLGCPDPYPLYAVLRERAPVARLPDGTVVVTRYADCDRVLRDPLFRVEDDEWIARTWPEGPEHLAVHSLMGEMVNQNSPHHERLRRLVSRAFTPRRVEGLRPAVERLTDALLDDLAAQAATGPVDLMERLALPLPITVIGELLGIPEEDRAWFGPRVRDITSAIEHNLLGPDLERADAATAELWDRLGALVAERQADPREDMVSTLIAVRDADGDRLTRRELLANLVLLYSAGYETTSNLIGNGTATLLDHPGLLTRLRAEPGNAAAWVDEMLRFTPPIQIASRWTGEDTELNGVHIAKGTQVVALLAGANRDPERYEQPDAFLPGRPVSGSLSFGAGAHYCLGAALAKMEAQVVFPRLLARFPHIAHAGPAQARTRVTSLRGYDRLPLELG; encoded by the coding sequence ACCCCCTCTACGCGGTGCTGCGCGAGCGGGCCCCCGTGGCCCGCCTGCCCGACGGGACCGTGGTCGTCACCCGTTACGCCGACTGCGACCGGGTGCTGCGCGATCCGCTCTTCCGGGTCGAGGACGACGAATGGATCGCCCGCACCTGGCCCGAGGGTCCCGAGCACCTGGCGGTCCACTCCCTCATGGGCGAGATGGTCAACCAGAACTCGCCCCACCACGAGCGGCTGCGGCGCCTGGTCAGCCGGGCCTTCACCCCGCGCCGGGTGGAGGGCCTGCGGCCGGCGGTGGAGCGGTTGACCGACGCCCTGCTGGACGACCTCGCCGCCCAGGCCGCCACCGGCCCGGTCGACCTGATGGAACGGCTCGCCCTGCCGCTCCCCATCACCGTCATCGGCGAACTCCTCGGCATCCCCGAGGAGGACCGGGCCTGGTTCGGTCCGCGGGTGCGCGACATCACCTCCGCGATCGAGCACAACCTCCTCGGCCCCGACCTGGAGCGCGCCGACGCGGCGACCGCCGAACTGTGGGACCGGCTGGGCGCGCTGGTCGCCGAGCGGCAGGCCGATCCGCGCGAGGACATGGTCAGTACGCTCATCGCGGTCCGCGACGCGGACGGCGACCGGCTCACCCGCCGCGAACTGCTCGCCAACCTGGTCCTGCTGTACTCCGCGGGCTACGAGACCACCAGCAACCTCATCGGCAACGGCACGGCCACCCTCCTCGACCACCCCGGACTCCTCACCCGCCTGCGCGCCGAGCCCGGCAACGCCGCCGCCTGGGTGGACGAGATGCTGCGCTTCACCCCGCCCATCCAGATCGCCTCCCGCTGGACCGGCGAGGACACCGAACTGAACGGGGTGCACATCGCGAAGGGCACCCAGGTCGTGGCCCTGCTCGCCGGCGCGAACCGCGACCCCGAGCGCTACGAGCAGCCCGATGCCTTCCTGCCCGGCCGGCCCGTGTCCGGCTCGCTCAGCTTCGGCGCCGGCGCCCACTACTGCCTGGGCGCCGCCCTCGCCAAGATGGAGGCGCAGGTCGTCTTCCCCCGGCTGCTGGCCCGCTTCCCGCACATCGCCCACGCCGGCCCGGCGCAGGCCCGTACGCGCGTCACCTCACTGCGGGGCTACGACCGGCTCCCGCTGGAGCTGGGATGA